The genomic interval TCTTAGCTAATTTACTTTCTGTGGCTAATATCTCCTGCACTTTTTCTCCTTTCGCGTATATAAAAATATTTTTGGCAAGCTTGAAAAAAAATCTAAATTTGATAAGTTTCGAGCCTCTTCGCCCCTCTAACCTTCTTTTTCTTTTACAGTACCTTATTCTAAAAGAACAAGTTGCTTTTCTTTTTCTTTCTTCTTTGCTTCTTCGAGCTTTAGCTCATCAGTTGCTTTGTATCCTAACATTGAATTTAATTCTCTTGCTGCTGCTACTCCTGCTAACAGTTGCTTATCCTTTCTTACCTTCTTCGTTGTCATTGTTCCTTCAGGTCCAACTTCTTCAATGTATTCAACTATCTCAACTCCATTAATAGAATCATTTAAAATCTTGTTTAATCTATTTGCAATGCTTAACATTCCAAGTTCAGTGTCTTGAAATAAGATCTCTCTCAACTCAGCTATCTTGATTGCAACCTTAGGACTCTTTTCTATGTTAGCTGCCTTAGTCTTATCACTGTATCCAGCTTTTTCTTTTGCTTCTTCTTTACTAATTCCAGACATTCTACAAATAACATAATTAGTTTGTTTTTCTGTCAACCCCTCAAAGTTGCATATTTTTTTATTTTGTTTTTCAGATATTTCTTTTCTAATTTCTTTATACTTAGCAAGATATCTTTTTATCCATGAGATTATTGTATTCCTGTTATATTTTGTTTTTCTTTGTATCTCATCATATAGATCTTTTTTCTTTGTACTGAATTTAGTTGCTTCAAGCTTTATGTATAATTCTAAAACTATTAGTTGCTCTTCTTTGAAATTTTCAGACTTATTCATTTTTTATACCTCACATTACTGACTCATCTATAAATCCTCCTAATATTTATTATCTAAATCCTAAATTGTTTTAAATATTTGCATAACAAAAACAAACAATTGTATTTTCACTTTTAGGATTGAAATGCCTCACATTATTATCGCGCGAGGAAAGTATTAAAAACCATTGAAAACAAAAGGAAAAATTTTTTTGAAAGTATGAAAATAGGAAGTTTTTTCTTCCTATTTTTTGCAAAAAAATGCCAAATGGTTTTTTGTGTCGCATTTGACTTTGCAATTAAAAAGTATGATATTTACAAGGAATTGTTCGAGTCTCTCTATGTTCGAGAAAAAATCTCGCTGTGGAGATCCTCTTTGTTGCGAGTGAATTAAAATATTTTTTATCTTACTCCGATAAAAAACAATTTGTCTATAGCATTTATTGCTACTACTAGTAACAATATCATCAATTATTTTATAATCAAATATCCATTCCAGATTATCTCTAACCAAAGAATCTAAGTCTTGGCATCTGAAATCTACAAATTTTTCTTTAAGAACTTCTACTGATTTCTCTATTTCTTCAATCATTATTTTTCCTAAAGCTTGTGATATAGTACTTTGAATACATTTCTTTATCTCTTCTATTTTTATAAAATTTGCAGAATTGTATTCAAAATAATTTTTTATAATCTTTTTACTTAGTCTATGTTCAAGCCGAAAGATTGCTCCTTTAACTTTTTTCAATTTTTTTTTATTATTTTCGTGCCCTTTTGAATATAATCTAATTTTCCAACCTGGTGTTGGCTGGAATGTAAAGCCTGTTGTATAAAATTTGTTTTGATTTTTATCAAAATTATAATACTGAACTTTATCCAAATCATTATATTTTCTTGTCAGAGCTTTAAAAAAGTAACTTATAATATTGTGAAATTTGTAAAAATTTCCAACAACTTCTTGAGTTGTAAACTCAAAATATTCATATTTTATGTCGTTTATTGTTATTTCATAATCTATTAATTTATTTATTAATTTAACTAGATTATCTTCAACCGTAGTTTTTTTTAATTCATCAGATAAAGGATAAATATTATCTTCTGAAAAAAAACGTGGATAAGAAAAATCTATTTTAATCGTTGTTATTCTCTTTAGTTTTTTTTCTTCTAATTTAATGTAATTTATATTTCTTTTATCAATCTTATAATTATTTAAATAATTTGTAAGACTTTCCGAAAAAGAATGAGGAAACATAATTTTAATTCTTTCTCTCACATATAAGATATCAGTTTTAACATCAACAAAGACACAGGCTCTATCTAAACCATACATCTATAATTTCACTTTGGTATTTTTGTTGCAATGTGAACAATTTATTTCTAAATACTTTTCTTCAAAATAATAAGTAACTTGATTTCTACCAGCAACTTTTATTCTTTTTTCAGTATCGGAATATAAATAATTTCCACATTTACAATAACTATACCCAATTTCTTTATTATTTAAAGAGTATTTTTTGGACATTCGTACCACCTGCCTCTGATACTCTGATATGTTGTTATCTGATCTTCAGTATATTTCTCAGAAAGTTCTTTTAATTTTTTTTTAAAAGCTTTTTTATCATAAAAACAGTATTTCCCAATAATATTAGGACATTCTTTCCCATCCATAATTACAGTTCCATCTCTTATTTTTATGTAATATCTGTAAGGTTCGTAAATATTCATAAAAACTCCTTTAAAAAATTAAATATATTACTTAAATTTATTAAACTATTTCATTTATAATATTAACCTATTTTTTTTAAAAGTCAAGAAATATTTTTTAATCACTTTATTTTACAAATAAAAAAAAGAGAGTCTAATTACTCTCTTTTAAAGGTTTTTAGAATTAGTCATTATAATGTAGACCACACTGTGCTATTTTTATTCTTCCATTTTCAATCTTATAAACAATCCTGTTATAATCATCAATCCTTCTACTCCAATAGCCAGCAAGGTCATACTTTAAAGGCTCAGGTTTTCCTATTCCTTTGTATCCGTGCCTTTCAATGTCTTTTAAGATTTTTTCTAATCTTTTAAAAAAATTCTTATCTTTTTTTACTTGTTCTAGGAATTCCTCCCAAGCCTCATCAGACCATTCTTTAATCATTTAAAACCTCCGTAATTTCATGTACGGTACCACCTTTAGTTTCCAATTGTTCTATAGATCTTTTTAATCTTTCCATATTTTTTTCACTATAAAAGGGGTCTGCATCAACTATAAATGGTAACCGTCTTTCTCTAACAAACTTCTTGGCAAAGATAGTAAATGCAGTGGTTACTGTCATGCCAATTTCGCCACAAAGGATATCCAATTCATCTTTTAGATCTTTTTCAATTCTAAAGTTGATATTGATTTTTTCCTTTTCACCTAAATAACTATTACCTTCTCTTGTCATGCTCATAATCATTCCTCCTTATTACAATTATATTATAATGTATTTTCATTACATTGTCAATATAATATATTTTAGAAATAAAAATAGAGATTCTAAAATCTCTATTTTACTATATTTATTAAAAATAATTATTTTTTTTCTTGCTTTATTTCTAATAGTTCAATATATTCTCTTGCTTTTTCTTTATTTTCAGTAGATAAGCTTGATATATTAACAGTTTCTCTGTTATTTCTTGCTCTCTCAGAAATTTTTATTAGTTCTATAAAGTCATATATTTTTCTTTTTCCTTCTTCTGATATTTCTGAAATATTTGTAATGTCAGTTATAGATTCTGACTGAATGTTATATTTTTCAAATTTTTTGAGTAAAAAAGAAGGAAGGTTCATTTCTCTTTCTGATTTTAATAAATCTATGAAATCATCTTTTGGCAACATAGTTTCTAATTTTTCAAGCATCTGTTCAGAGAGTTTTTTTCTACCAACATCTATAGCAGACATAGTTACTGTAGATATTCCCAATTTTTCAGCCATCATTGCAGCAGTCATTCCTCTAGTTTTTCTAAATT from Fusobacterium pseudoperiodonticum carries:
- a CDS encoding type II toxin-antitoxin system RelB/DinJ family antitoxin, translated to MSMTREGNSYLGEKEKININFRIEKDLKDELDILCGEIGMTVTTAFTIFAKKFVRERRLPFIVDADPFYSEKNMERLKRSIEQLETKGGTVHEITEVLND
- a CDS encoding helix-turn-helix domain-containing protein, whose translation is MRRTSEILKEFRKTRGMTAAMMAEKLGISTVTMSAIDVGRKKLSEQMLEKLETMLPKDDFIDLLKSEREMNLPSFLLKKFEKYNIQSESITDITNISEISEEGKRKIYDFIELIKISERARNNRETVNISSLSTENKEKAREYIELLEIKQEKK
- a CDS encoding Txe/YoeB family addiction module toxin, which gives rise to MIKEWSDEAWEEFLEQVKKDKNFFKRLEKILKDIERHGYKGIGKPEPLKYDLAGYWSRRIDDYNRIVYKIENGRIKIAQCGLHYND